The following proteins come from a genomic window of Gimesia chilikensis:
- a CDS encoding ArdC family protein → MPSQTELRQQITNEIIKTLQQGIAPWKQPWSSAPMLRQADKRYHKYILRTDLCARKYAIRERSGSWQVSRT, encoded by the coding sequence ATGCCAAGCCAAACAGAACTTCGCCAGCAAATCACAAACGAAATTATCAAAACTTTACAACAAGGTATCGCACCTTGGAAACAACCTTGGTCTTCTGCCCCCATGCTGCGGCAGGCTGACAAACGCTATCACAAATACATTCTCCGAACTGACTTATGCGCAAGGAAGTATGCGATTCGAGAGCGATCAGGGAGTTGGCAGGTATCAAGGACTTGA
- a CDS encoding recombinase family protein yields MRVSTKDQKHASQLPDLERWCETHGGKVIWFKDTFSGRTMSRPGMDQLLESLRMGKLDRIVVWRLDRLGRNTKGLCQLFDELRDRRVDLVSLKDGFSLESPASRLHARILASVAEYETEIRAERVAAGQAVARKNGKRWGGSEKG; encoded by the coding sequence ATGAGGGTATCAACCAAGGACCAGAAGCACGCCAGTCAGTTACCAGATCTGGAACGTTGGTGCGAGACACATGGTGGCAAAGTGATCTGGTTCAAAGACACCTTTTCGGGGAGGACCATGAGCCGTCCCGGAATGGATCAGCTACTGGAATCACTTCGCATGGGGAAGTTAGATCGTATTGTAGTCTGGCGTCTTGATCGACTAGGTCGAAACACCAAAGGGCTCTGCCAACTCTTCGACGAGCTCCGGGACCGTCGTGTTGATCTTGTCAGTCTCAAAGATGGTTTCTCCTTGGAGTCTCCTGCTAGTCGACTTCATGCACGCATCCTTGCCTCAGTCGCTGAGTACGAAACGGAGATCCGTGCTGAACGAGTGGCGGCAGGACAGGCTGTTGCTCGCAAAAACGGCAAGCGATGGGGCGGAAGTGAAAAAGGATGA
- a CDS encoding FG-GAP repeat domain-containing protein — protein MNTNINFTSGEYSVTHKWWLVLMLVFAVHVPAAWPEEPATKNAWTKKVIWEGGICYTAVTADFTKDGIPDIIADAGKGVTRLFVGPDWKKQIIIDDKHLNLGGNNSYITSDVCDLDGDGDADYIAACFNPGVIVWYEQPERPLEEPWKRRVIENQLNGVHSVIHGDVDKDGRMDLLATSDQPKGRFPNSLVWLSPPAKVQSDQAWQRHILADRNAPGISHYLGLGDFNGDGRPDVVTGAKGGPTIVEKGTGQWFAWWESPTDPTQEWTKHDLPGNHLGATNILPGDINGDGKVDFLATRGHGSGVIWFESPDWKIHTIDAEIKEPHCLQVEDIDGDGDLDAVTCAYGSKICVWYENDGSGRFSRHVVGMNQEAYDIRVADLDGDGDKDFLVAGRESNNVVIYLNPKTK, from the coding sequence ATGAATACGAACATTAACTTTACTTCTGGAGAATATTCAGTGACACACAAATGGTGGCTTGTCTTGATGTTGGTGTTTGCAGTTCACGTTCCCGCTGCTTGGCCGGAAGAACCGGCGACGAAAAATGCGTGGACCAAAAAGGTGATTTGGGAAGGTGGGATATGCTACACCGCCGTCACAGCCGACTTCACCAAAGACGGTATTCCCGACATCATCGCCGATGCCGGAAAAGGTGTCACTCGGCTGTTTGTCGGTCCCGACTGGAAGAAGCAAATCATCATTGATGACAAACACCTCAATCTCGGCGGCAACAACAGCTATATCACCAGCGATGTGTGCGACCTTGATGGCGACGGGGATGCGGATTACATCGCCGCCTGTTTCAACCCCGGTGTGATCGTGTGGTATGAACAGCCTGAGCGACCACTGGAGGAGCCTTGGAAACGCCGGGTGATCGAAAATCAGTTGAACGGCGTTCACAGTGTCATTCACGGCGATGTTGACAAAGACGGACGCATGGACTTGCTGGCGACAAGCGACCAGCCAAAGGGCAGGTTTCCCAATTCTCTGGTATGGCTTTCTCCTCCTGCTAAGGTCCAATCCGATCAGGCATGGCAACGCCATATTCTTGCTGATCGTAATGCTCCGGGGATTTCTCACTACTTGGGTCTGGGCGACTTCAACGGCGATGGCCGCCCCGATGTTGTGACAGGGGCCAAGGGAGGACCAACAATCGTTGAGAAAGGAACAGGTCAATGGTTCGCATGGTGGGAGTCACCAACCGACCCCACACAGGAGTGGACCAAGCACGACTTGCCGGGAAACCATTTAGGAGCAACGAATATCCTGCCGGGTGACATCAATGGAGATGGCAAGGTAGATTTTCTGGCAACTCGTGGGCATGGGAGCGGGGTGATCTGGTTTGAATCGCCTGATTGGAAGATTCACACCATTGATGCTGAGATTAAGGAGCCTCACTGCCTGCAAGTGGAAGACATCGACGGTGATGGCGACTTGGATGCCGTGACTTGTGCATACGGAAGTAAAATCTGTGTATGGTACGAGAATGACGGATCAGGACGTTTTTCTCGACATGTCGTAGGCATGAATCAGGAAGCTTATGATATTCGAGTGGCCGACCTTGATGGTGACGGAGACAAAGATTTTCTGGTTGCCGGTCGTGAAAGCAACAATGTAGTAATCTACCTGAATCCAAAAACAAAGTGA
- a CDS encoding ArdC family protein produces the protein MPSPKEIRQNISQQIVDALKSGNTLPWRQPWSNDLNVGLPRNAVSANRYSGVNPILLEISRMRQGFQSKWWGTYKQIQQLGANVKRGEKGTAITFYKNIPVKNQKTTAGEEPEKTVPLLRTYHVFNVEQTDGLDHLRIGHGDSTTDMEDSHDEADELIDATEADIRYGGNRAFYSPTTDHIQLPMRNQFPDMNEFYSTATHELVHWSGASHRLNRFGLSYAFEELVAEIGSCYTCCEVGVPASDDLSDVTSYVQSWLRAMENDPSFIFKAASHASKAADYLLDFRPSPVEEPALVV, from the coding sequence ATGCCAAGCCCAAAAGAAATTCGCCAAAATATCTCTCAACAAATCGTAGACGCCTTAAAGTCGGGCAACACGCTCCCGTGGCGTCAGCCGTGGAGCAATGATCTAAATGTTGGACTACCAAGAAATGCTGTGAGCGCAAACCGATACTCGGGAGTGAATCCGATCCTGCTGGAAATCAGCCGGATGCGGCAGGGATTTCAATCAAAGTGGTGGGGCACCTACAAGCAGATCCAGCAACTGGGTGCTAATGTCAAGCGTGGCGAAAAAGGAACAGCAATCACGTTCTACAAAAACATTCCAGTCAAGAATCAAAAGACGACGGCTGGTGAAGAACCTGAAAAAACCGTACCACTTTTACGAACGTACCACGTTTTCAATGTTGAGCAAACTGATGGGCTAGATCATCTACGAATTGGTCACGGTGACAGTACGACCGACATGGAAGATTCCCACGACGAAGCCGATGAGTTAATAGACGCTACTGAAGCTGACATTAGATACGGTGGCAATCGGGCATTCTACTCGCCTACCACAGATCATATCCAATTACCTATGCGAAATCAGTTCCCCGACATGAATGAATTCTACAGCACGGCTACTCACGAACTCGTGCATTGGAGCGGAGCATCGCACCGACTGAATCGTTTTGGCTTGAGTTATGCTTTTGAAGAACTCGTAGCAGAAATCGGTTCATGTTACACATGCTGCGAAGTTGGCGTCCCCGCCAGTGATGATCTCTCGGACGTGACCAGTTATGTGCAAAGTTGGCTCCGAGCGATGGAGAACGATCCCAGCTTCATTTTTAAGGCAGCTTCGCACGCCTCAAAAGCCGCTGACTACCTACTGGACTTCCGCCCGTCGCCGGTTGAAGAACCAGCATTGGTTGTGTGA
- a CDS encoding BrxA family protein, whose translation MAIKTKPNKEKRLHTTASYTSKILKAGALIGDTKTLLSHWDATSTVTENIDRIQRENIFGKASRSRVKDILRIFQQRYLTEEPVNKALVTLVRRKFPSAALERLLYFHSARADKLLHDSVTKILIPMLEQGLVDINPNEFQRSLTKWVDEGKMTGHWSEITINRVSRSLLAALRDFGVLQGATNKKIAPAFLPIEAFAYIVFYLKLHQPSGVKLLQLPDWKLFFLSSEGVERFLFEAHQLELLEYHVAGSVTRLTFPAETLQEYANVLAQR comes from the coding sequence ATGGCTATCAAAACGAAACCGAACAAGGAAAAACGGCTCCATACTACGGCTTCATACACATCCAAAATCCTGAAAGCCGGTGCGTTGATAGGGGACACTAAAACGCTGCTTTCCCACTGGGATGCCACCTCTACTGTAACTGAAAACATTGATCGTATTCAGCGTGAGAACATCTTCGGTAAGGCATCTCGCTCACGGGTCAAAGATATACTCCGCATATTTCAGCAACGCTACCTCACCGAAGAACCAGTGAACAAGGCATTGGTTACGCTCGTTCGAAGAAAGTTTCCGTCAGCGGCTCTGGAACGGTTGCTGTATTTTCACTCCGCTCGGGCCGACAAGTTGCTTCATGATAGCGTCACTAAAATCCTAATCCCAATGTTAGAACAAGGGCTTGTTGATATAAACCCAAATGAATTTCAACGATCCTTGACCAAGTGGGTTGATGAAGGAAAAATGACGGGGCATTGGTCGGAAATCACAATCAATCGAGTTTCACGAAGCCTGCTCGCAGCACTGCGGGATTTTGGTGTGCTTCAGGGCGCTACCAACAAAAAGATCGCTCCTGCTTTTCTGCCTATCGAAGCGTTTGCCTATATCGTGTTCTACCTCAAGCTGCATCAGCCATCTGGAGTGAAGCTGCTCCAATTACCGGACTGGAAACTATTCTTTTTGTCGAGTGAAGGAGTGGAGCGATTCCTGTTTGAAGCGCACCAGCTTGAATTGTTGGAGTACCACGTTGCTGGAAGCGTGACCCGGCTGACATTCCCCGCCGAAACTCTACAGGAGTATGCGAATGTCCTCGCTCAAAGATAG
- a CDS encoding bleomycin resistance protein, which yields MSEQLVPIFRVTDARATAKWYERLGFELEGEHQFAPKLPIYAFLRRGDILLHLSEHKGDATPNSLVYFYVDDVDAIAKEFGVAVTEQPWCREVSLTDPDGNRLRVGQK from the coding sequence ATGTCTGAGCAACTGGTTCCAATCTTTCGAGTGACTGATGCCCGTGCCACCGCCAAGTGGTATGAACGCCTCGGCTTTGAGCTTGAAGGGGAACATCAATTCGCCCCAAAATTGCCCATCTACGCTTTCTTGAGGCGTGGAGACATCCTGCTTCATCTATCCGAACACAAGGGGGATGCAACTCCCAATTCCCTCGTTTACTTTTATGTGGACGACGTGGATGCAATCGCCAAAGAGTTTGGAGTTGCGGTCACAGAGCAGCCATGGTGCCGGGAAGTATCACTCACCGACCCTGACGGAAACCGACTTCGTGTAGGGCAAAAATAA
- a CDS encoding helix-turn-helix domain-containing protein encodes MDKLSNFLRISEAADYLGVSPNTLRNWVNAEKVVAIRHPVNDYRLFKREDLDALLKQVETASKKSHKK; translated from the coding sequence GTGGACAAACTATCGAATTTCCTCCGAATTTCCGAGGCTGCTGACTATTTGGGCGTATCGCCGAACACACTTCGCAATTGGGTCAATGCTGAAAAAGTTGTAGCTATTCGCCATCCGGTGAACGATTACCGACTCTTCAAGCGAGAAGACCTAGATGCTTTGTTAAAGCAGGTGGAGACGGCGAGTAAGAAATCGCACAAAAAATGA
- a CDS encoding RNA polymerase sigma factor, whose protein sequence is MDIQDIEKWWYELAPKLMTQMKTKFGTLQPHDIEDALQETIAKALTRFDSNENYFRDITHFSKWSRKVVMHRCIDLIRKSKKSESLVNPDLHFHEKLNVYDRPQDDHNKWGKELGEAIIKLPLQQRVVLGLYLQGWDTKSIAELLEIRSAAVRSLKRYGINKISEVIK, encoded by the coding sequence GTGGACATACAAGACATAGAAAAATGGTGGTATGAACTCGCCCCCAAACTAATGACTCAAATGAAGACGAAATTTGGAACACTTCAGCCACACGACATTGAAGATGCTCTTCAAGAGACAATTGCAAAAGCTTTAACAAGGTTTGATAGTAATGAAAACTACTTTCGAGATATTACTCATTTTTCTAAATGGTCTCGAAAAGTAGTTATGCACCGCTGTATTGATTTAATACGAAAGAGCAAAAAGTCTGAATCGTTAGTAAATCCAGATCTTCACTTTCATGAAAAATTGAACGTTTATGACAGACCGCAAGATGATCACAATAAATGGGGAAAAGAACTAGGTGAAGCTATTATAAAGCTACCTTTACAACAACGGGTTGTCCTTGGTTTATACCTACAAGGTTGGGATACGAAATCAATTGCGGAATTACTTGAAATTCGTAGTGCTGCCGTTCGCTCACTTAAGCGTTATGGTATTAACAAAATATCTGAGGTTATAAAATGA